A section of the Pseudomonas prosekii genome encodes:
- a CDS encoding YMGG-like glycine zipper-containing protein gives MRLTLPALVLGLLVAQGALAAGEGTAALGGGLGGALGNVVGQKMGGSTGAVIGAGVAGAAGSAIAAPKRSRTKAAIGGGVGAAGGSVIGNSLGGKNGATIGAGLGGAAGGAVGTNLSKGHKRH, from the coding sequence ATGCGTTTAACACTGCCTGCTCTGGTTCTCGGGCTTCTGGTTGCTCAAGGTGCATTGGCTGCGGGCGAAGGCACTGCCGCGCTCGGTGGTGGCCTGGGTGGCGCGCTGGGTAATGTGGTCGGTCAGAAAATGGGCGGCAGCACCGGCGCAGTGATTGGTGCGGGTGTCGCGGGTGCGGCCGGCAGCGCGATTGCCGCGCCGAAACGTAGCCGCACTAAAGCGGCGATCGGCGGTGGCGTCGGCGCGGCTGGCGGCTCGGTCATCGGCAACAGCTTGGGCGGCAAGAACGGCGCAACCATCGGCGCAGGCCTGGGTGGTGCGGCGGGTGGCGCCGTCGGGACCAATTTGTCGAAGGGCCACAAACGCCACTGA
- a CDS encoding YbjQ family protein: protein MITTTTHTVEGRQITAYLDIVSAESVQGVNVIRDMFAGMRDFFGGRSQTLERALMEARVQATDEIKERARALQADAVVGMDFEISMPAGKGGMVVVFVTGTAVKLR from the coding sequence ATGATCACCACGACTACCCACACCGTCGAAGGTCGGCAGATCACCGCTTACCTGGATATCGTCAGCGCCGAGTCGGTGCAGGGCGTGAACGTGATTCGCGACATGTTCGCCGGGATGCGCGATTTTTTCGGCGGGCGGTCGCAAACGCTGGAACGGGCGTTGATGGAGGCGCGCGTGCAGGCGACGGACGAGATCAAGGAGCGGGCGCGAGCGTTGCAGGCGGATGCGGTGGTCGGCATGGATTTCGAGATCAGCATGCCGGCGGGCAAGGGCGGAATGGTCGTGGTGTTCGTGACCGGGACGGCCGTAAAACTGAGGTGA
- a CDS encoding crotonase/enoyl-CoA hydratase family protein — protein sequence MSELISYHLEDGIATLTLANGKVNAISPDVIAAFNAALDQAVTDRAVVIITGTPGILSGGYDLKVMTAGPKEAVALVTAGSTLARRLLAHPFPVIVACTGHAVAKGAFLLLSADYRIGVDGAFSIGLNEVQIGMTMHHAGIELARDRLSNAAFHRSVINGEMFNPQSAIAAGFLDVVVAAEELQGAALAAARQLKKINMNAHKATKLKVRKALLETLDNAIIQDQEHLG from the coding sequence ATGAGTGAGTTGATTTCCTACCACCTCGAAGACGGTATCGCGACCCTGACGTTGGCCAACGGCAAGGTGAATGCCATTTCGCCGGACGTGATTGCGGCGTTCAACGCTGCGCTGGATCAGGCTGTGACTGATCGTGCGGTGGTGATCATTACCGGCACGCCAGGGATTTTGTCCGGTGGTTATGACCTGAAAGTAATGACCGCCGGGCCTAAAGAAGCCGTCGCGCTGGTCACCGCCGGTTCGACGCTGGCTCGCCGTTTGCTCGCGCACCCGTTCCCGGTGATCGTGGCGTGTACCGGGCACGCGGTGGCCAAGGGCGCGTTCCTGTTGTTGTCCGCCGATTACCGCATCGGCGTTGATGGTGCTTTCAGCATTGGCCTGAATGAAGTGCAGATCGGCATGACCATGCACCACGCCGGCATCGAACTGGCTCGCGATCGCCTGAGCAACGCGGCGTTTCATCGCTCGGTGATCAATGGTGAGATGTTCAACCCGCAGAGCGCGATTGCGGCCGGTTTCCTCGATGTCGTGGTCGCGGCCGAAGAACTGCAAGGTGCAGCACTGGCGGCGGCGCGTCAGTTGAAGAAGATCAACATGAACGCGCACAAGGCCACAAAGTTGAAAGTGCGCAAGGCGCTGCTGGAGACGCTGGACAACGCGATCATCCAGGATCAGGAACATCTGGGCTGA
- a CDS encoding 1-acylglycerol-3-phosphate O-acyltransferase, which translates to MLFVFRMLLMGLHFILAGVLGVLLGLCRPFNPDNSRLCARLYAWPAMCILRLRVKADVGPMMDKPESCVIIANHQSNYDLFVLGNVVPRRTVCIGKKSLKWVPLFGQLFWLAGNVLIDRGNAHKARQSMLTTTHTLQHEDTSIWVFPEGTRNLGEDLLPFKKGAFQMAIAAGVPIIPVCVSSYVKHMRLNRWRSGKILIRSLPAIPTAGLSMDDMPQLIAQCREQMRECIASMDQQLKIA; encoded by the coding sequence ATGCTGTTTGTGTTTCGTATGTTATTGATGGGCCTGCACTTTATTCTCGCTGGCGTGTTGGGCGTGCTGCTTGGGCTGTGCCGGCCGTTCAATCCGGACAACAGTCGTTTGTGCGCGCGGCTGTATGCCTGGCCGGCGATGTGCATTTTGCGCCTGCGGGTCAAGGCTGACGTCGGGCCGATGATGGACAAACCTGAAAGCTGCGTAATCATCGCCAATCACCAATCCAACTATGATCTGTTTGTCCTCGGCAACGTGGTGCCGCGCCGCACCGTGTGCATCGGCAAGAAGAGCCTGAAGTGGGTGCCGCTGTTCGGCCAGTTGTTCTGGTTGGCGGGCAACGTGCTGATCGACCGGGGCAACGCGCACAAGGCGCGCCAGTCGATGCTGACTACCACGCACACCTTGCAACACGAAGACACATCGATTTGGGTCTTCCCGGAAGGCACGCGCAATCTGGGCGAGGATTTGCTGCCGTTCAAAAAAGGCGCGTTCCAGATGGCTATCGCCGCCGGCGTGCCGATCATCCCGGTGTGTGTCAGCAGTTACGTCAAACACATGCGATTAAACCGCTGGCGCAGTGGGAAAATTCTGATCCGCTCGCTGCCGGCAATTCCTACAGCCGGTTTGAGCATGGATGACATGCCGCAGCTGATCGCCCAATGCCGCGAGCAGATGCGCGAGTGCATCGCCTCGATGGATCAGCAGCTGAAAATCGCCTGA
- a CDS encoding magnesium and cobalt transport protein CorA has product MGRVVAAAVYSAGKKITNITLDEGAAWAAKPGHFVWIGLEEPSADELTALQSQFNLHELAIEDAMEKHSRPKLETFGDALFIVTYSPIRNDGKLEFIETHIFAGTGYIITARNGHSASYAYVRQRCEARPILLEHGEDFVLYAILDFVIENYQPVGEAIHAEIDELERNVLCSALNERDIQKLHGLRRDVLRLRRYAAPMVEIGEELQKLSFPFIDKNMRPYFRDVQIHVTRQMEDLTTLADIASQTIEVGVLLEASRQSVVQRKFAAWAAILAFPTAVAGIYGMNFQNMPELSWHYGYFGVLGFIAVGCVSLWASFKKSGWL; this is encoded by the coding sequence ATGGGTAGAGTTGTTGCTGCTGCGGTTTACAGCGCCGGTAAGAAAATCACCAATATCACCCTCGATGAAGGCGCGGCGTGGGCCGCCAAGCCCGGCCACTTTGTGTGGATCGGCCTCGAAGAGCCGAGCGCCGATGAGCTCACCGCGCTGCAAAGCCAGTTCAACCTGCACGAACTGGCCATCGAAGACGCCATGGAAAAACACAGCCGCCCGAAGCTGGAAACCTTCGGCGACGCGCTGTTCATCGTTACCTACTCGCCCATTCGCAATGACGGCAAACTGGAGTTCATCGAAACTCACATCTTTGCCGGCACCGGCTACATCATCACCGCCCGCAACGGCCACTCGGCGTCCTACGCGTATGTCAGACAACGCTGCGAAGCGCGTCCGATTTTGCTCGAACACGGCGAGGATTTTGTCCTTTACGCGATTCTCGATTTTGTCATCGAGAACTATCAGCCGGTCGGCGAAGCAATTCACGCGGAGATTGATGAGCTGGAACGCAACGTGTTGTGCAGCGCGCTGAACGAGCGCGATATCCAGAAACTTCACGGCTTGCGGCGCGACGTATTGCGCTTGCGGCGTTACGCGGCGCCGATGGTCGAGATTGGCGAGGAACTGCAAAAGCTCAGCTTCCCGTTTATCGACAAGAACATGCGCCCGTATTTCCGCGATGTGCAGATTCACGTCACGCGGCAAATGGAAGACCTGACGACGTTGGCGGATATCGCCAGCCAGACCATTGAGGTCGGGGTGTTGCTGGAAGCGTCACGCCAAAGCGTGGTGCAGCGCAAGTTTGCGGCGTGGGCAGCGATTCTCGCGTTCCCGACAGCGGTGGCGGGGATTTACGGGATGAATTTCCAGAACATGCCGGAGTTGAGCTGGCATTACGGCTATTTCGGCGTGCTGGGGTTTATTGCGGTGGGATGTGTAAGTTTGTGGGCGAGTTTCAAAAAGTCCGGCTGGTTGTAG
- a CDS encoding amidotransferase — MSLRICILETDNLRPELVDQYQGYGQMFQRLFSQQPIEAEFTVYNVVQGEYPSDELTFDAYLITGSKADSFGTDPWIETLRTYLLKRYERGDKLIGVCFGHQLLALLLGGKSERSTAGWGVGTHNYKLAAKAPWMSPVREELTLLISHQDQVTALPENATVIASSDFCPFAAYHINDQVLCFQGHPEFIHDYSRALLDIRQEALGEQVYSKGVASLESEHHGTTVAEWMMRFVAHKPAAV; from the coding sequence ATGTCGTTACGCATCTGCATTCTTGAAACCGACAACCTGCGTCCAGAGCTGGTCGATCAATATCAGGGTTACGGGCAGATGTTCCAGCGTCTGTTTTCGCAGCAACCGATCGAAGCCGAGTTCACCGTTTACAACGTGGTGCAGGGCGAATACCCGAGTGATGAGCTGACGTTCGACGCTTACCTGATCACCGGCAGCAAGGCCGATTCCTTCGGCACCGACCCATGGATCGAAACCCTGCGTACTTACTTGCTGAAGCGCTACGAGCGCGGCGACAAATTGATTGGCGTGTGCTTCGGCCATCAGTTGCTGGCGTTGTTGCTGGGTGGCAAGAGCGAGCGCTCGACCGCAGGCTGGGGCGTTGGCACTCACAACTACAAACTGGCGGCAAAAGCGCCGTGGATGAGCCCGGTTCGCGAAGAGCTGACGCTGCTGATCAGTCACCAGGACCAGGTCACCGCGCTGCCGGAAAACGCCACGGTGATTGCTTCAAGCGATTTCTGCCCGTTTGCCGCGTACCACATCAACGATCAGGTGCTGTGCTTCCAGGGTCACCCGGAATTCATTCACGATTACTCGCGCGCGCTGCTGGATATTCGTCAGGAAGCGTTGGGCGAACAGGTCTATTCGAAAGGCGTGGCCAGCCTTGAAAGTGAACACCACGGCACCACGGTGGCGGAATGGATGATGCGCTTTGTGGCGCACAAGCCAGCAGCTGTCTGA